The Acanthopagrus latus isolate v.2019 chromosome 1, fAcaLat1.1, whole genome shotgun sequence genomic interval TGGACTTCACAGGAATAATTcccactgtgttcagctctgaagTCAGTGATGGTGAAGATCTGTCCTGATGCTTTTGGTGAGTCTTCATTCTCctcactgctacaggtcagagtcactgaactgccctccacaatctcagcagagggactcactgacacagagggaagtcttggacCATCTGGAGGAGAACATGTACAGAGAGACAACTAATCAATATTAGTCACCTGGAGGAGATGTATTAACAGAGGATCAGAAGTTGTATTTCGTGCAGATCACAACTTGAGCTTTATTTTACAAAGAATGTGTGCAAGccaagtgaaaatgtcaaactcacacactggaggagCAGGAAAACCCTCGTGTCTTCTGACGGCACAGGAATAACTGTCTGCAGGATCAAAGTAGTCTAAGAATGAAGATGATGTTTCCGCCTGAATTTCCTGTCCATTCTTGTACCAGATGTAGGAAGAACGTTCAGGCAGATAACAGGCGCTGTGACAGAACAGCTCAGCTCAGGTAGAATACGATCGTCTCACCTGCAGGTCTGGAACTGTGAGGAAGGAACAGacatcgtttttttttgttgttgttttcttttccagacCTAACTGTTCGCAaatacacaacaataaaaatgttaccTGTGACTGATAAAATGACTCCAGGTGTCAGagtgtgtctcctgtgttgCTTGTATTTGAATGTGAACTTGTACACAGATgagtcgctctctctcaggtcaGTGATTCTTAAAGTGCAGGTCATCTTATCGCAGTAATACCTCAGGCGACCTGCGTACTCCAGGTCTGTTCTCAGGTCCACAGCACCGCTATCCTGAACTTCAGTGAACCATAATATTTTATCAACTGAGACAGAAGGTCCTTTTGCTGTGGATGGCGTTCTATAGATGCAGCGTATGTCCACTGTTGATCCTCTCACCGCACAGATCTGAGATGTAAGTCAGCACTTTACCGCTTTGGACCACTGCAACACAGAGCGTCAGGAAGCACAACCAGATACACAATATGACACTTTTATCTGCAGTATATGTATTTTAGCAAGATGAAATGAAGGGAAAATAACCTCTTCAAGCTTTAAAACTGCTCCGTGCTGTCTAATAATATAGGCTACAACACATCATATCTGGATTGAGCTAAAATAAACACTAAGCACTGGGTGAAATACAGAAAACTTTAATGAAGTTTAACTGAACAGGATGAACGTCACCACTCTTACAAAGGTTTGATGCACTGAAGGCTTTTTGCTTTGGTTTATTTCCTGTGTTCACACTGCAGGGGACAGtagagagactgacagactttACTAGTAAACTTTGTCGAACTAATGGTCAGCTTTCACTGTACTCGAAGCTAAAATACTGCAACATGCATATCTACAGTTATCacgttaacatgctaacatttagcaTATACATATAGTGGAGTAAAGCTTCAGAGACGGGTTAGGTTCGTTCCAAATCGACATATATGGATCTTTTACATCCACCTGTCTTCTCTGGACAAGTTGTGCACATTGTTGTCCTGTTCAAACACAGTTGTTTAAACAGAGAAGGTGGCGTACGACACTACTTATCACTCCCCAGACAGTTTAAGCACCATTCACAGCTGGGCTCACTTAGCCTTAGCAACCCACCTGAAGACCGGTTAGGTCAACGACTCAAATGTGCCCctaggacactcccacacagggtttaacGCCTGCAACCCCCACCCAGTTAGTTAGAAATGAAGAAGCCACTTGGAGTATGCCAACTGGTCGTATTTTACATCTGTACACCGACCATCCTCTGAAGTTCCTGCTAGTAAATGCActaaaatgtgaatatgaaaGTAGAGTACCTGATGCAGAGAGCAAGAGGATAATAAATCCACTTGCTGCTGTTGTAAATCCCatagctgctcctctctctcatccctcttGTTTGTTGAATCACATCATCAAGCGCTGTAAATAATGTGTAGGGAAAATACTGTGCCTCTGTTTTCTTCCCCTTCAAAAAGGATGTGGTcttgaaaaaaaacttgtgagaTCATTGTGGTTGGCAGAGGTTGACAGCTGTTCAAACTTGGCACAGCCCGTCTTCTGTCAGACATTAttggaaaacaaaacttgaaGAATTCAACACCATCTATGTGCAGAGCAGCACCAGATACAAGAAGATATTCTCGTATATCTTCAAGTGTTACGTTCACCTTGAAACTGAACTCTTTGGCTAATCCTTGCTGGAACACAGCAGTTTGGGATATCACCAGTGATTGGTCCAGCAGGTGCACTTTGTAGATGttcactgactgattgtttATAGGTGTGATATATTTGAGGGAGCCGTCAGTGTGGTGCCTTCGCTTGCTGCAACCTGTAGTACATGAGTGTGTAAGTAAAACTTACCTGCCACGATAAGATTCATGGTGGAAGTTAGTGGTGGGGAGTAATTCTTATTGATCCAGGTATAACAGCAGCTTGGTTAGCATGTAGCACTGTTCTGTACATCaaagtgttagcatgtagcttTAAGAAATGCCTCAGAGCTGGTAGCGAGGCTGTGTTGGGAAGTCCTGGGAAATGCCTACTTTCACCAAAAATACAAGTTAATGTTATTATCTGATGTGACGTCACAGTAGTTAATCAATCATGACTGAAGTTTGTGTGCGTGCTTCAGGATAtgaaagactgaaaactgaGTGGAGGTTTTGaggaaacatggtttcactgatttattgttttgtgcaatacagtatgtacagtaaacatttcaaatgtttcatctgtttttcaaaaatatgaaaataactCTTGACTTTAAAGCTACTCGACAGTGGTGGTAAAGAGAAAGTCTGTCATAGAACTGGGCTTTGGTAGTGTTTCCAATATTCTTCGACTCAACATAAATCCTTCTGACGACAGATGACGTACTTCCCGCAGAGCTGCGATTCTCCAAGCTGAAAACCAGAGGTCCATCGACATGTTTTAAGGATCCAAATGGAGCAAAGAGACTCCTGATGGTTCCTGTGAGGACCTCACTGTGATTGGTGGCAACACGTGAATTTATTCTTTCAGTGTCTTCCTGAGGTTTGGCACTTTGGCTGTCACGTACTCACCGTCTGTCTTTTCTCACACGCACATCGTCAGAGTTCTCAGGCATCTTCTCATCCTCTTCACCTCATTATCCGTCTCATTCCTGTTCTGTAAATCCTTCGTTAATGTGCCTCGGTGATTAGGAGCGTACACAATTAGGGCTGTCATGGTTTCTTGTCTCGGCCTTGTTGGTCTGGTATATGTTTGAAGCGGCACTTGTCGCCGTAGAAACAGCCTGAGGTCTGCCAGTAGAAGCACACGTCTCCATCGATAGGTACGCAGCGCCTGGAGAGCATCCTGCAtcatacagacagaaaaaagcaCTTTAGagtaaaaggataaaataatGGAGTGAAAATAGTGCATAGAGACTGACACGGGAGGTGATTAAGTATTTAgtattttctgtctgtaaacacTGAAGATTTTCACTGTGATGAAAAGGATTATACTTTGATTAGAAGGTGATTTCAAAGTGCTGAGTTATGAATTTCAAAGTTGTCAGAAAACTGGGATGCCTGATAAAAAAGCTCTGGGATGTACTTTTAACTTCAGCCACTAACATAATAAGAagtgactgattttatttaacttaactaaatgtctaaaatgtttcCTTATCCTGACTTTATCGGAGACTTAATTAGAGTTGGGAACGATTCGATATCAGTATCAGGTGCCAATACCTCTGTAATTCACTCATCAGACATCCTGCTGGCGTTACCACTCAACGTATAGATCCAGAGTCCATAGTCTGATGTTTTCGTAACACAATTTTAAGCCAAGAAAAAGTTATCCATTCGTCCCCAtattttttgtcctgtgttaaGACGTGCCGTGCTGGACCACAAACCTAATTACTAAACCCAAAAACAACTAAcaaatgtggttaaaaaacaaagcccTCAGAAAGCCCATCACCGCACAGATACAGGTATCATGAGTCTGATGCTCTGTACCCTGCTACAGCTGAGCTCTgctgtgttcctgctgcagcggagctgaggctgctgttggTCCTTTGTATGGAGGGCAGGGTCCTCTGGATCCATCGGTCTGGGTATCTCATCACCAGCTTGCTGCTCCCCAGCTCCACCCCCTGGACGGGAGGAACCAGCACAGTTCATCAAACTTCACACGAAGTGGCCAAAGAACAGGGTGACGGCTCGCTGCGGACTCGTTAACATACTCCGCtcacctgcagcttctccagGGCTCTGGCGGCCATGTTGGCATTCTTAAAGTTGACGAAGGCACAGAAACGTTCATGAAGCACTCTGATGCTCTCTATCTCCCCAAACCTGTAACCGCCGAAAACACAGAGCTTCTAACCTTCAGCAACACAGTGTGGCGCATCTACAGACAATTAATGTTATCATTATGATTACAGTTATACACAGACCCTTACACCACTGCTGATAGTGATAccacaataaatacaatatctatctatctatctatctatctatctatctatctatctatctatctatctatctatctatctatctatctaccactgctgctttgactgttgctgaaattaaaacacacacacacacactcatatgcaGAAAGTACAACTCTAGCAGCAGTCACGGTCGCAGTGCTcgtagaaatagaaatagaagtAACTGTAACTTCTGAGGCATTTACAGCTTTAACAGGCTTTAACAGTGGTGGAATTTAATCAAATACAGTCTAGTTAAGTACAATTTCAACATAACATAACCCCTTGAATCTGAATAACTCCATCTTTTTAAAgctacagccacacacacacacacactcagtgtttttacattttgaagaGATCCACAAGGTCTTTCTCTGTGACCTCCACTGTAATGTTCCCAACCCACAGAGAGCGACAACTCCTGGAGGATAAGAAATAAGAACAGAATGtgagcaaagagaaagaaaacaaacaaaggatgTGAACAGGAAGAGACAAAGTAAAGATCACAGGAGAGAATAATAATGTGAGAGAGACTGATTATTAGTCCATCATAAGAACGTAGTGAATGtatgttttacatttgtgaacatgaacattattattatttaatttcatcatcattcagtAGACATGTGTATTTAGTTAAGATAGCAGATGTTGGATATATTTTTATAAGAAAAATTAGTTGTTTCAAAAGTATCTGTAGGTTATTATGTGAGATTCACGTCTCCAAAACGTTACTGGTGGTGTTGTGAGGATTGATTACAGCCATACAACCTACCCACTCTGGTCCTGCAGAGGTGTGTGCTTCAGTGCTGGAAGTaagaggagacaggaagtagaTTTCACGTCATGTCAAAGAATTGATAATTCATCTTTGGACTTAAATCAGGatcaacagcagctctgatgttgGAAGTTGACCTCAGAGCAGTGCTGCCCCCGTGTGGACAGATGTGGTACTGCAGCTGGCTCTTACTTTTGGCCTCAGCTGAGGTGACGACCGCCTGAACGGTGGTGAACTTGTCCAGCAGCATTTTACTCTGCTCTTCTTCAAAACCCAACTCCTGAAGTGCAAACAAAACGAACAACTCAGAAGGGTAAGTAGGCAGAAGTTATATAAGCATGACAATAAATGAGCTCCACCCAGCTGCTCCTCACCTTGAGCTGAAGGACGCGGCAGGTGAAGAGTTTGCTGGATGCTTCCTTACAGTTCTGATCCAAATTCAGTACCTGCTCAATGGCCTTCTCTGCCTCGCTGTACcgctggaaaacacacacaacaaacacagcatttGTTTTAGGTCCAACAATTAAATCACagaatgaacatttttaacttttaaggTTCATTTATGCTCTATGTTAACGAGGCCTTCCATCTGTACTATGTGTCTATTTAAAAGGAACCTTAAAAGGAGAGGTTATGTGAGTTGGTGAGAAGTCTTAAAGTCTGCTTGGTGTTACTTCGCCCGGACAGAGATTCAAACAGCGACGACTGACCAGCCAGGAGGACTGTGAGCTTGACAGTGGCTGACCTCTGAGCAGCGCGGTGGCGTCCTCTAGTGGTTGTTTAACATTCATACCGACATGAAGGATGCGTGGATGTGGTATGGAGGCAGAGATGGTTGTATATTATTGTGAAATGGACATATCTATCTTAGTGTGTAAAGGGAGAATAATTGAGCCTGAAGTCTGTCGTACAGCAGCTTCTGACCTTTAACCCCATCAGAGCACAGCCCTTACGGAAGTGTCCCTTCGGCCAATCAGGAGCCAGCTGAATTGATCTCTGGGCGTCTGTTAGGGCAGGGCAGTACTGCTCCAGACACCAATAACAGTAAGAGCGATTTCCATAAAACCTGAAGGacgatggagagagagagagagagagtcagacagactGAGACTTAAAGCACCATGAGTGTGAAGGAAACCAGCCGATACTATCGGGAGAGGACAGGGTCAGAGTGTAGCTGCTGGGGTCAGAGTTCATAGTTCAGCTCACCTGTGGTCGTTGGGGTCACAGTAGATGGCTTGTGTGAACATGTCCACTGCTTGGCTGTACTGGCCTTGACCGAACATCTGGATGCCCTGCACTGGAGAACGTACAAGATATATTCCTCATAAAATCAGTTGAAACACTACCGTTATATACTTTCACAAGAAGCATAAaagtgttttgtaaatgtaaaaacgTTGTCATCTTCATGTAAGAAAATCcttttctttaactttaacaCTTTGTATTACAGCAATGTGAGTAGAAAATAccttaaactgtttttttaaatccaagtTGAAGTTTTAAACTAATCTTTATCCCCTACACTTCATCTGGACTCTGACTTTTATCATGAAAAGTTTatctaaacaacaacaaatagaTGATTCACCTGTGAGAgactcccctctcctcctcatttctTCTGTGTTCTCCACCTGcaatcacagcagacagatgtgTTAATGTATTTAACACTGATTTAACTGGATGTCACCAGACATACAACTAAAATATTCTCCAGAATTACATTTCCACTGATTACAGATCgtcctgttgtgttgtgtgtgtaccTGGCTGCCTCTGGCCTCattctccttgttttctctgGAGAACTGTGTCGTTCTGCTCTTCAGGGTTTTGAGTTTGATGTGGCTCGCAACTTTGGCTACAAATGCACTGCTGACGTCCCACTCTGGCTCCTGAAACACCAggaagtaacacaacacagtcaaGACAACAGGCTGACAAAATACCATCACTGTTAAAACCACAgtttgtaaaaagaaagaaacctgCTCCAAACAAATACTGATTTAAATAGTATCAGTAAATCAATCAGTAAATCAACATGGGTCCATCTCGACTATCCAGGTGATTTTATCTCTGATGGACGGTGAATCCAAACGCAGAGGACTTCCATCTGaattgttttcacttgtgtgtgtttgtcagcaagattacacaaaaactactcgATGGAATTCCACAAAAATTGGACGGAGGACGTGTCccggcccagaatagaccccattaccTTTTGGTACGGATCTGCATGAAGGGATAAAGATCTGGAATTTATCTTCTAGGCTCGATTGAGTGATATCATGGTtaacttcttttattttctgtaatttaaATCAATCATGCTATCTGGGGccgaggtgaagtctgaacaagtgaGTCTAGAGTCCTTTGCGGAAGATGAGAGACATCAGACCCAACAATACAGACGAGCTGAATCAAAGCAACCTGGGCTTCCATCGCACCTCAGCAGTGCCACAGGCTGATCGCCTCCACGCCACTCTGATGCAGTGCTTTGTGCAAAACGAGCAATGTGGTTTCTGCAGTTCACTTCCTTTTTTGAATCacgtttgtttatgtgtgtaaagcattaaaacaaatatgatcTCTGAGAGGTCAGACTGGAGGAAGCAGCTCAATGTCTTGTTCACTGCACTTATGTCTTTGACGAGTCTGATATTATGATTTTTGCGCTcgtgtttgttaaaaaaacaacagatcttTACTTATTAAACCACCCTGCTATTATCTTAAGTCAAATCCAATTGCATTAAACATTTCAGGCAACAAGGACCGAGATTAAGTGAAAGACGTGGCATGTGGTTTTCTTGTCATACTGCTGAGTAAGTGCGTTCATACCGAACATGTTTGCAGTCTTAACTTCTCCAGTTTGGTTAGTTTTAGCGGGAGAGCCAATTAGACGCAGCTGCTGCAAAGTAACCGCACCAAGGTACCTTAAAATAGAGGTCTTGGTCCTCTTTCCTTGGTCCAAGGAAAGTGTGGTGTGCTTCATTCAGCTTCATTCTTAACTGGTATGAACACAAGAGATAGTAAATTATGGCAAAGTAGAACACACAAGTCTTTTATTGCTGGGTTGAAGTTATATATTGGAATTTTTAACCTCATAAACTTGTTGACAGTAACAGACTACACACAAAGATTTTGGTAAACTTTTCTATTCTAGACTAGACGATGGAAAACTCTAAACCCGACAGCAAAGAGCACTGCAGAACtggtctttaaaaaaatgtggctCAGTTGTCCTCCTGCAGTGCACACGGACATGACATGTTCCAGCCATGGACCACGAGTTTTCAAAAATGAGTTTCATGAGGGATTCGATGCTTCACTCATGAGCGcttaaaaaaaggatttgttCAGGAAGACTTGTTCAGGGCTGTTAAAGTAACAGGTCGCtctgttgtgttattatttcTATTCTAATGGAATGAATGATATTCCGAGTATTGCAACATGGCTTCAACCCACCTCCTCGGAGGTCCTGTGGGGCAAATGGTGGCTGCTCTTGTGGTCCATCACAAGGGCAGGCACTGATTCGGGGTGGCATCTGTTTCTGGGACGGACAGCGGtccattcctcttcctctttcagttCCTCCTCGCTGTCACTCTCTGACACTGCTCTGgccacttcctcttcctgttggGAGTTTTAAAGTGTTAAGATTACCTCATATATTCCTGATCAGGTTTTACAGAGGAATTATGAAACATAAGAATCACTGCGTTTTCAAAGGGAAACATTGAGCAGCAGGAATTGAGCAGATCAGTGAGTGATACTCAACTGTTATTTAGATTTGTCACATATCCTAAGAGTCTAAACGCCTGTTGGATGAGTAAGACTGTTTGGATGAAGTCATGACTTATTGGATTGGTGTCAGATTTGGGTCCCCTGTAGAATCACATATCCTAGAACAGACCTTGATCATCAGGAACCTGATTTTACTTATTCTACTGTAAAAGCCAGTaaactgaaacataaactgacatcacattttattttagtcaaAGTTAAATAACCCTGATCCATCATTTATGACACATGCACTTCCAGGTTTATGTGCGCATATACACataaatgcatgaatacatATGGAAATGAAGATGATGGTATGAATATATTGCAGCATGCAAACTAAAGGGCAATTACAGCAGGTTACATTTAGGCCCTAATGACCTCACCTGCTCTGAAGcgtcctccatcctctcctctcgctccaGTTTCTTCCGTTCTTTCTGCCTCTAAAAGGAAAGCATGGACATGGTGGCTGTGGGATGAAACACGCACATGTGTAGACGCAGGCGTGGAAGCACATGTGCTGCCACGTGTGTCATAAAGGGCGAGGAACAGCGACGAGGAGGGCGTGGCAAGACTTATGAAAACATTAACATctatttaatgaaaaaaagtggaggagagacaggacaGACGTAAACACAGGTGTGGTGACAGGTGTGGTGACAGGTGTGGTGACAGGTGTGGTGACAGGTGTGGTGACAGGTGTGAACAGAAGGCACATTCAGTTTGGTTAGTGAGGAATAATAAACAAAGATGTGAGCTGGAACATGAACAACATATATTTGTTCTTACATGTCCAGAGCAGTTCACACATGGTGGCATGTGGAGGATGTTAAAGTAGACAACATTAACTTTTAGGATAGTGATCGTCATTCTATAAAACTGTTGCACACATCACAGTTTGTTCTGTCAGATGCTTCAACTGGTGTTTTAGACATTCCTCAAAAATATGAAAGACACAAATAACTATCTACATTCTTCCTTCAGTATCACTGAGACGACACGTTTCTTGCACGTTGAACAGTcagcaaaaatgttaaatgatgACGTCCTTTCATCAAGTTTTTAATTGTTATTCTTTGTCACTAAAATGTCGTTCTTCTTACTCACTTTCCTTTtagctctcctcctctctgccctccttcTGGTTTTCTCCTCATCGTCCAAACTGTCCTCACTGTTCAGCATCACCTGCTCAAGACAGACAGTCACATGTTCAGGACTCAGGTAACTTGACAGGTGAACATTGTTTTAACAAGAGCTTGGAGTTACTTCTTAGAGGTCTAAATTGTAAGAAATGTCCAGAAAGTGGAGATTAAAGACTTCAGAAAATATATAGAGGTGAGCATAACCGCTAGCTGCAGCTCATTATACTCTAGCTGCTGTTGGCTCATCAGCTCAGTTTTCTTTAATCGATAGTCGGCTGCCTTaacaattgattaatcattaataatatatgaaatatgctgaacatttttcctttagaaaactgaaaacttaCATGATCTATGTTTGATGTATAATCAGTGTCTACATTAGGAGTTAAAAGAACAGAAATAGTAAATATAAAGTTACTTGAgtgatgaaataacacaaaataatgacttcattttaattcacagagcttctgtctgtcactgttcaacaaccagcaacaaaaTCCAGCCAATACTGAGGCGACTCAACGgctaaaatgtgacatcagtTTGTGTCAAATGTCTTTCTGTATTTAAATGACATATTACTTGTATCttaatttaatacatttactcaaaccagtattttgttttttatttggatATATTTGAATAACAAGTATCTGTAATCTATTTtctatctattttatttttgcccGTCTCCGATTGTcgatttaaaacagttttattcgCTTTAATGACCCTGGATCATGACTCTGGATCATGACCCTGGATCATGACTCTGGATCATGACTCTGGATCATGACTCTGGATCATGACCCTGGATCATGACCCTGGATCATGACCCTGGATCATGACTCTGGATCACGACTCTGGATCACGACTCTGGATCACGACTCTGGATCACGACCCTGGATCACGACCCTGGATCACGACCCTGGATCAT includes:
- the LOC119019087 gene encoding hsp70-Hsp90 organizing protein-like isoform X2, translating into MEVQDGASALMDRRKDQGSSQVMLNSEDSLDDEEKTRRRAERRRAKRKRQKERKKLEREERMEDASEQEEEVARAVSESDSEEELKEEEEWTAVRPRNRCHPESVPALVMDHKSSHHLPHRTSEELRMKLNEAHHTFLGPRKEDQDLYFKEPEWDVSSAFVAKVASHIKLKTLKSRTTQFSRENKENEARGSQVENTEEMRRRGESLTVQGIQMFGQGQYSQAVDMFTQAIYCDPNDHRFYGNRSYCYWCLEQYCPALTDAQRSIQLAPDWPKGHFRKGCALMGLKRYSEAEKAIEQVLNLDQNCKEASSKLFTCRVLQLKELGFEEEQSKMLLDKFTTVQAVVTSAEAKTLKHTPLQDQSGSCRSLWVGNITVEVTEKDLVDLFKMFGEIESIRVLHERFCAFVNFKNANMAARALEKLQGVELGSSKLVMRYPDRWIQRTLPSIQRTNSSLSSAAAGTQQSSAVAGMLSRRCVPIDGDVCFYWQTSGCFYGDKCRFKHIPDQQGRDKKP
- the LOC119019087 gene encoding hsp70-Hsp90 organizing protein-like isoform X1; amino-acid sequence: MKFTRDICRLLGLGGDGAGEDEMEVQDGASALMDRRKDQGSSQVMLNSEDSLDDEEKTRRRAERRRAKRKRQKERKKLEREERMEDASEQEEEVARAVSESDSEEELKEEEEWTAVRPRNRCHPESVPALVMDHKSSHHLPHRTSEELRMKLNEAHHTFLGPRKEDQDLYFKEPEWDVSSAFVAKVASHIKLKTLKSRTTQFSRENKENEARGSQVENTEEMRRRGESLTVQGIQMFGQGQYSQAVDMFTQAIYCDPNDHRFYGNRSYCYWCLEQYCPALTDAQRSIQLAPDWPKGHFRKGCALMGLKRYSEAEKAIEQVLNLDQNCKEASSKLFTCRVLQLKELGFEEEQSKMLLDKFTTVQAVVTSAEAKTLKHTPLQDQSGSCRSLWVGNITVEVTEKDLVDLFKMFGEIESIRVLHERFCAFVNFKNANMAARALEKLQGVELGSSKLVMRYPDRWIQRTLPSIQRTNSSLSSAAAGTQQSSAVAGMLSRRCVPIDGDVCFYWQTSGCFYGDKCRFKHIPDQQGRDKKP
- the LOC119019087 gene encoding hsp70-Hsp90 organizing protein 3-like isoform X3; this translates as MKFTRDICRLLGLGGDGAGEDEMEVQDGASALMDRRKDQGSSQVMLNSEDSLDDEEKTRRRAERRRAKRKRQKERKKLEREERMEDASEQEEEVARAVSESDSEEELKEEEEWTAVRPRNRCHPESVPALVMDHKSSHHLPHRTSEEEPEWDVSSAFVAKVASHIKLKTLKSRTTQFSRENKENEARGSQVENTEEMRRRGESLTVQGIQMFGQGQYSQAVDMFTQAIYCDPNDHRFYGNRSYCYWCLEQYCPALTDAQRSIQLAPDWPKGHFRKGCALMGLKRYSEAEKAIEQVLNLDQNCKEASSKLFTCRVLQLKELGFEEEQSKMLLDKFTTVQAVVTSAEAKTLKHTPLQDQSGSCRSLWVGNITVEVTEKDLVDLFKMFGEIESIRVLHERFCAFVNFKNANMAARALEKLQGVELGSSKLVMRYPDRWIQRTLPSIQRTNSSLSSAAAGTQQSSAVAGMLSRRCVPIDGDVCFYWQTSGCFYGDKCRFKHIPDQQGRDKKP